AGGACAACCTTGACCTCGACATCCAATAAGGAACGGCCAATACGGGATAGTTCACTCTCAATCCAACCGGTGTTGGAGGCTTCCTTTGTGAAAGGTCCAACCACGAATACATCCGTATTCAAACCGATATTGTCCAGCGCAGCATCCATCGTGATTCTGTAGCCAAGGTCACGGCAAAGCTTTTTATATTCTACAGAGTCTCTGTCCGTGATGTCCAATCCATGCATCGTCATAATGACGTCCGCTGCGGGACGCAGAAGTATATCCATATCGAAGAAAGCAGCTTTCCGTCGGGAAGCGACCGCTTTAGCCAGAGTGGTTTTCCCTGCACCCGCGGGTCCCAGGAAGAATACAAGTTTATTCATGATTATTTCTCCTTGAAATAGTAGACTTTGAAAACAGAAGTGAATGGCGTCACAAGTGACCTATTGTAACTCGAATCTTTGTCTAGTTCTCTAAGTAACGGTATAGTGTAGACTTACTAATTCCGGTTTCTTCTTTAATTTCTGCCAGACTAAAGTTTTTACTCTGATACATAATAACCGCTCTTTTTACATTCTCATCCGCTTTCCGAGGTCGTCCGGGAACGTGACCCTTTTGTTTGGCTTCGGAAAGTCCTCTTTTTGTGTTCTCACTGATCACATCACTTTGAAAATCCACTAAATGTTTTACAATATCATTAAATGAATACCCTTCAGACTTACTGGTATCAATTCCTTCGGCTATAGAATGAATATATGCTTGTTGGTTGTTCAATACTTCTAAAAGCTCAACAAGATGACGTGTGGAATCGGCTAATGCAAAAAGCTTAGTGACAATTACTTTATCCCCCGGCTTCAAATGTATCATCATCTCATCAAGTTTGACTCTTCGTTTAGCAGATGAATGATCTTCTGTAATGATGCAATCACATGGAAATGTTGAAAGCTGACTGATTTGATTCTCGTAGTGTGGATCATCCTCGTAAGGTCTCATATATCCGATAAACATAACAAACGCTCCTAACCCATCATTCTTTTCTAAGTAAGCACAGCGTAATCATACCACAAATTAAAATGCACCAAAAAGG
Above is a window of Paenibacillus wynnii DNA encoding:
- a CDS encoding recombinase family protein; amino-acid sequence: MFIGYMRPYEDDPHYENQISQLSTFPCDCIITEDHSSAKRRVKLDEMMIHLKPGDKVIVTKLFALADSTRHLVELLEVLNNQQAYIHSIAEGIDTSKSEGYSFNDIVKHLVDFQSDVISENTKRGLSEAKQKGHVPGRPRKADENVKRAVIMYQSKNFSLAEIKEETGISKSTLYRYLEN
- a CDS encoding AAA family ATPase — translated: MNKLVFFLGPAGAGKTTLAKAVASRRKAAFFDMDILLRPAADVIMTMHGLDITDRDSVEYKKLCRDLGYRITMDAALDNIGLNTDVFVVGPFTKEASNTGWIESELSRIGRSLLDVEVKVVLVELANEELYHHRIQGRHSALDDWKMQHWGQFRASLGSRNVHWPIPASNVAYIDNSNPDIEATTLLVEHFIYA